The Streptomyces europaeiscabiei genome window below encodes:
- a CDS encoding LAETG motif-containing sortase-dependent surface protein translates to MSIFPRTARTSRYVGVAFASAALVFGAAGNAMACSIKDFSAVAECDGDKGVIRVTDVDALGIEAEITVYLENNGADLRQVGSKTVLNSTADGVTVTFEEDWEPNAEYRVHVTAENYVDEDIKPNLVAPAKACDAKADTPSAASKSPAKPADDEGKGKGEGEPSETRTSPTPSASEGTTPVGSNGNNAPSPEGDSNLAETGADSHTGPIAGAAVAMVALGAGAVYYSMRRRGASTR, encoded by the coding sequence GTGTCCATATTTCCCCGTACCGCGCGGACTTCGCGCTATGTCGGTGTTGCTTTCGCGTCCGCCGCACTCGTGTTCGGCGCCGCGGGCAATGCCATGGCCTGCAGCATCAAGGACTTCTCCGCCGTCGCCGAGTGCGACGGTGACAAGGGCGTCATCCGTGTGACCGACGTGGACGCCCTCGGCATCGAGGCCGAGATCACCGTCTATCTGGAGAACAACGGGGCCGACCTGCGCCAGGTCGGCAGCAAGACGGTTCTGAACTCCACCGCCGACGGTGTCACCGTCACCTTCGAGGAGGACTGGGAGCCGAACGCCGAGTACCGCGTCCACGTCACGGCGGAGAACTACGTCGACGAGGACATCAAGCCGAACCTGGTGGCGCCCGCCAAGGCCTGCGACGCCAAGGCGGACACCCCGTCGGCCGCCTCGAAGAGCCCGGCGAAGCCCGCGGACGATGAGGGCAAGGGCAAGGGCGAGGGCGAGCCGTCCGAGACCAGGACGTCCCCCACACCGTCCGCGTCCGAGGGCACGACACCCGTCGGCTCGAACGGCAACAACGCCCCGTCCCCCGAGGGCGACTCCAACCTCGCCGAGACCGGTGCCGACTCCCACACCGGCCCGATCGCCGGCGCCGCGGTGGCGATGGTCGCCCTCGGTGCCGGTGCCGTGTACTACAGCATGCGGCGGCGTGGGGCCTCCACACGCTGA
- a CDS encoding LOG family protein — MQTMPAHAAHHDDHEIETIEEFDAIVSARGTLTGFRLQAVDLTDRTRELLATATTGAVFLGCPMREEAAAKIRADGALVFPPVPGLPFDPYRGLLYSPDELFASLSDGGYEATPDALAYAWFQRTKADRDVYASMLRAVHDDSVSDALDELLSGARVVGVMGGHAMARGTEAYEGASRLGRTLARSGLTVATGGGPGAMEAANLGAYAAPHDEEMLAESLRLLAKAPKFTPSITEWAGAAFEVRNRWPKGGTSVGIPTWFYGHEPPNPFASHIAKYFANATREDGLLARSDAGIVFLPGAAGTVQEIFDNATPNYYESRGEPTPMVLVDRAHWTETLPTWPLLRSLARGRSMEARIALVDRIEEAPEALARLGA, encoded by the coding sequence GTGCAGACGATGCCCGCCCATGCGGCCCACCACGACGACCACGAGATCGAGACGATCGAGGAGTTCGACGCGATCGTCTCGGCGCGTGGCACCCTCACCGGATTCCGGCTCCAGGCCGTCGACCTGACGGACCGTACGCGCGAACTGCTCGCCACCGCCACGACGGGAGCCGTCTTCCTCGGCTGCCCGATGCGCGAGGAGGCCGCCGCGAAGATCCGCGCGGACGGCGCACTGGTCTTCCCGCCCGTCCCCGGCCTGCCCTTCGATCCGTACCGCGGCCTGCTCTACTCCCCCGACGAGCTCTTCGCGTCACTGTCGGACGGCGGTTATGAGGCGACACCCGACGCCCTCGCGTACGCCTGGTTCCAGCGGACCAAGGCCGACCGGGACGTCTACGCCTCCATGCTGCGCGCCGTCCACGACGACTCCGTCTCGGACGCCCTCGACGAACTCCTCTCCGGCGCCCGCGTGGTGGGCGTGATGGGCGGTCACGCGATGGCGCGCGGCACGGAGGCGTACGAGGGCGCATCCCGTCTCGGCCGCACCCTGGCCCGCTCGGGTCTCACCGTCGCCACCGGCGGCGGTCCGGGCGCGATGGAGGCGGCGAACCTGGGCGCCTACGCGGCACCCCACGACGAGGAGATGCTCGCCGAGTCCCTCCGACTCCTGGCGAAGGCGCCGAAGTTCACGCCCTCGATCACCGAGTGGGCGGGCGCCGCCTTCGAGGTGCGTAACCGCTGGCCGAAGGGCGGCACCTCCGTCGGCATCCCCACCTGGTTCTACGGCCACGAGCCGCCGAACCCGTTCGCCTCGCACATCGCCAAGTACTTCGCCAACGCAACCCGCGAGGACGGTCTCCTCGCCCGCTCCGACGCCGGCATAGTCTTCCTGCCGGGCGCGGCCGGAACCGTCCAGGAGATTTTCGACAACGCGACCCCCAACTACTACGAGTCGCGCGGTGAACCGACACCCATGGTCCTGGTCGACCGCGCCCACTGGACGGAGACACTGCCGACCTGGCCACTGCTCCGGTCGCTGGCCCGGGGACGTTCGATGGAGGCCAGGATCGCCCTGGTGGACCGGATCGAGGAGGCCCCTGAGGCCTTGGCCCGGCTCGGGGCGTGA
- a CDS encoding VOC family protein, with translation MYQQMIFVNLPVNDLDASKKFFTELGYALNPQFSDENAASVVISDTIVAMLLTKPFYASFTKKEIADATKTSEVMLCLSAESRAKVDELVEKAVAAGGTASEKIQEMDFMYGRAFDDLDGHTWEVVWMDPAAIEG, from the coding sequence ATGTACCAGCAGATGATCTTCGTGAACCTGCCCGTGAACGACCTCGACGCCTCGAAGAAGTTCTTCACGGAGCTCGGATACGCACTCAACCCCCAGTTCAGCGACGAGAACGCGGCCTCCGTCGTGATCAGCGACACCATCGTGGCGATGCTGCTCACCAAGCCGTTCTACGCGTCCTTCACGAAGAAGGAGATCGCGGACGCCACGAAGACCAGCGAGGTGATGCTCTGTCTGAGCGCCGAGAGCCGCGCGAAGGTCGACGAGCTGGTCGAGAAGGCGGTCGCCGCCGGCGGCACGGCCTCGGAGAAGATCCAGGAGATGGACTTCATGTACGGCCGCGCCTTCGACGACCTCGACGGCCACACCTGGGAGGTCGTGTGGATGGACCCGGCCGCCATCGAGGGCTGA
- a CDS encoding Lrp/AsnC family transcriptional regulator — protein MHSEAVASRSAEQRESRDPKDSRESRRDSKEPRNGTPQLDAVSLAIVEQLQEDGRRPYAAIGKAVGLSEAAVRQRVQKLLDQGVMQIVAVTDPLTVGFRRQAMLGINVDGDLDPVADALTAMSEVEYIVITAGSFDLMAEIVCEDDDHLLEVINKRIRTLPGVRSTESFVYLKLKKQTYMWGTR, from the coding sequence GTGCACAGTGAGGCCGTGGCCAGTCGAAGCGCAGAGCAGAGGGAGTCCCGGGACCCCAAGGACTCCAGGGAATCCAGGAGGGACTCCAAGGAGCCCAGGAACGGCACTCCGCAGCTGGACGCCGTCTCGCTCGCCATCGTCGAGCAGCTCCAGGAGGACGGCAGGCGACCGTACGCCGCGATCGGCAAGGCCGTAGGCCTGTCCGAGGCGGCCGTGCGCCAGCGCGTCCAGAAACTGCTCGACCAGGGCGTGATGCAGATCGTCGCCGTCACGGACCCGCTCACCGTGGGCTTCCGGCGTCAGGCGATGCTCGGCATCAACGTCGACGGCGACCTGGATCCCGTGGCGGACGCACTGACGGCCATGTCGGAGGTCGAGTACATCGTGATCACCGCCGGCTCCTTCGACCTGATGGCGGAGATCGTCTGCGAGGACGACGACCACCTCCTGGAGGTCATCAACAAGCGCATCCGGACCCTGCCCGGCGTGCGGTCGACGGAGAGTTTCGTCTACCTCAAGCTCAAGAAGCAGACCTATATGTGGGGAACCCGATAA
- a CDS encoding gamma-aminobutyraldehyde dehydrogenase, with translation MSTELGRLRKLRNYIDGEFRDAVDGRTTEVVNPATGEAYATAPLSGQADVDAAMAAAEAAFPAWRDTTPAERQRALLKIADAFEERAEELIAAEVENTGKPIGLTRSEEIPPMVDQIRFFAGAARMLEGRSAGEYMEGMTSIVRREPVGVCAQVAPWNYPMMMAVWKFAPAIAAGNTVVLKPSDTTPASTVLIAEIIGAILPKGVFNVITGDRDTGRLMVEHPVPAMASITGSVRAGMSVAESAAKDVKRVHLELGGKAPVVVFADTDIAKAVEDISVAGYFNAGQDCTAATRVLVQESIHDEFVAALAKAAAETKTGQPDDEDVLYGPLNNPNQLKQVAGFIERLPAHAKVEAGGHQVGEKGYFYAATVVSGLKQDDEIIQKEVFGPVITVQSFADEAQAVGWANGVEYALASSVWTKDHARAMRMSKALDFGCVWINTHIPLVAEMPHGGFKKSGYGKDLSGYGFDDYTRIKHVMTSLG, from the coding sequence GTGAGTACCGAGCTGGGTCGGCTGCGCAAGCTACGCAACTACATCGACGGTGAATTCCGTGACGCCGTCGACGGACGGACCACCGAGGTGGTCAACCCCGCGACGGGCGAGGCCTACGCGACCGCGCCCCTGTCCGGTCAGGCCGATGTCGACGCGGCGATGGCCGCCGCCGAGGCCGCTTTCCCGGCCTGGCGCGACACGACCCCGGCCGAGCGCCAGCGGGCTCTGCTGAAGATCGCCGACGCGTTCGAGGAGCGGGCCGAGGAGCTCATCGCGGCGGAGGTGGAGAACACGGGCAAGCCGATCGGGCTGACCCGCTCCGAGGAGATCCCGCCGATGGTGGACCAGATCCGCTTCTTCGCGGGTGCCGCGCGGATGCTGGAGGGCCGGTCGGCCGGCGAGTACATGGAGGGGATGACCTCGATCGTCCGCCGTGAGCCGGTCGGTGTCTGCGCCCAGGTCGCGCCGTGGAACTACCCGATGATGATGGCCGTGTGGAAGTTCGCGCCGGCGATCGCCGCGGGCAACACGGTCGTGCTGAAGCCGTCGGACACGACGCCGGCCTCGACCGTCCTCATCGCCGAGATCATCGGGGCGATCCTGCCGAAGGGCGTCTTCAACGTGATCACGGGCGACCGTGACACCGGGCGGCTGATGGTCGAGCACCCGGTCCCGGCGATGGCGTCCATCACCGGGTCCGTGCGGGCCGGTATGTCCGTCGCCGAGTCCGCGGCCAAGGACGTCAAGCGCGTCCACCTGGAGCTGGGCGGCAAGGCGCCGGTCGTCGTCTTCGCCGACACCGACATCGCCAAGGCCGTCGAGGACATCTCGGTGGCGGGCTACTTCAACGCCGGGCAGGACTGTACGGCCGCGACCCGTGTCCTCGTCCAGGAGAGCATTCACGACGAGTTCGTGGCCGCGCTCGCGAAGGCGGCGGCCGAGACGAAGACCGGGCAGCCGGACGACGAGGACGTGCTGTACGGGCCGCTCAACAACCCCAACCAGCTCAAGCAGGTCGCCGGGTTCATCGAGCGGCTGCCCGCCCACGCGAAGGTCGAGGCCGGCGGGCACCAGGTCGGCGAGAAGGGGTACTTCTACGCGGCGACCGTCGTCTCCGGACTGAAGCAGGACGACGAGATCATCCAGAAGGAGGTCTTCGGGCCGGTCATCACGGTCCAGTCGTTCGCGGACGAGGCACAGGCCGTCGGCTGGGCGAACGGGGTCGAGTACGCGCTCGCGTCGTCGGTGTGGACGAAGGATCACGCGCGGGCGATGCGGATGTCGAAGGCGCTGGACTTCGGGTGTGTGTGGATCAACACGCACATTCCGCTGGTCGCGGAGATGCCGCACGGCGGGTTCAAGAAGTCGGGGTACGGCAAGGACCTTTCGGGTTACGGGTTCGACGACTACACCCGGATCAAGCATGTGATGACTTCGTTGGGCTGA
- a CDS encoding polyamine ABC transporter substrate-binding protein, producing the protein MSLPHIGRRSFLCAVGTGAALGALAGCGVPAAYVAPRNRAGVDLSARDKRLSWANWPLYIDTDDEDDSRRPTLEAFEERTGIAVDYVEEINDNDEFFGKISPALMNHQRTGRDLVVVSDWMCARFVRLGWVQEMDRAGQPNVTEYLDPQLRSPAFDPGRRFAVPWQSGITGIAYNRRKVGREIRRVADLWADDLQGRVTLLSGLDEAFALLMQGNGVDVTRWTADDFHTVCDQVESRVRTGHIRRFTGNDYIKDLAGGDVLACQAYSGDVIQLQADDPDIRFVVPEDGAELWSESLMIPNLARHKTNAERLVDFYYDPEVAAELAAWVNYVCPVPAARDVLASAKDEETAALAEDPLIFPDDAMRARLAVARDITSEERQEFARRWNGIVGL; encoded by the coding sequence ATGTCCCTCCCGCACATCGGCCGCCGTTCGTTCTTGTGTGCCGTCGGCACGGGCGCGGCGCTCGGCGCGCTCGCCGGGTGCGGGGTGCCCGCCGCCTACGTGGCGCCCCGCAACCGCGCCGGAGTCGATCTCTCGGCCCGTGACAAGCGGCTGAGCTGGGCCAACTGGCCGTTGTACATCGACACCGACGACGAGGACGACTCGCGGCGGCCGACGCTGGAGGCGTTCGAGGAGCGGACCGGGATCGCCGTCGACTATGTCGAGGAGATCAACGACAACGACGAGTTCTTCGGCAAGATCAGCCCGGCCCTGATGAACCACCAGCGGACCGGCCGCGACCTCGTCGTCGTCAGCGACTGGATGTGCGCCCGGTTCGTACGGCTGGGGTGGGTCCAGGAGATGGACCGGGCGGGTCAGCCGAACGTCACCGAGTATCTGGATCCGCAGCTGCGTTCGCCCGCCTTCGACCCCGGCCGCCGATTCGCCGTGCCGTGGCAGTCGGGGATCACCGGCATCGCGTACAACCGCCGGAAGGTGGGCCGCGAGATACGTCGTGTCGCTGATCTGTGGGCGGACGATCTCCAGGGGCGGGTCACCCTTCTCTCCGGTCTGGACGAGGCGTTCGCGCTGCTGATGCAGGGCAACGGCGTCGATGTCACGCGCTGGACGGCGGACGACTTCCACACCGTCTGCGACCAGGTCGAGTCCCGCGTCCGGACCGGCCATATCCGCCGCTTCACCGGCAACGACTACATCAAGGACCTCGCCGGCGGGGACGTGCTCGCCTGCCAGGCGTACTCCGGTGACGTCATCCAACTCCAGGCGGACGACCCGGACATCCGCTTCGTCGTCCCCGAGGACGGCGCCGAACTCTGGTCCGAGTCCCTGATGATCCCCAACCTCGCCCGCCACAAGACCAACGCCGAACGCCTCGTCGACTTCTACTACGACCCCGAGGTCGCCGCCGAACTCGCCGCCTGGGTCAACTACGTCTGCCCCGTCCCCGCCGCCCGCGACGTCCTCGCCTCCGCCAAGGACGAGGAGACCGCCGCCCTCGCCGAGGACCCCCTGATCTTCCCCGACGACGCCATGCGCGCCCGGCTCGCCGTCGCGCGGGACATCACGTCGGAGGAACGGCAGGAGTTCGCGCGCCGGTGGAACGGGATCGTGGGGTTGTAG
- a CDS encoding YceI family protein translates to MNLFTRAASLRRPAAPTASQLPHESQAFPSTGPSDPALAILTGEWMIDAAHSRIGFSVRHALVTTVRGAFTEYQSRLYFDGRDPSRSRAEIVLSTTSVDTGVQQRDHHLMGRDFLDAATYPRMRFVSTAVRPVGNDVYRMAGELTIKSITRPVDLELTYIGHVMDPFGYERVGFDGTTTINRSEWGLTYNQRLAEGGAMVSEKVRLQFDLAVIRSIPGG, encoded by the coding sequence ATGAACCTGTTCACCCGTGCTGCGTCCCTGCGCCGCCCGGCAGCCCCCACGGCCTCGCAACTCCCCCACGAGTCGCAGGCATTTCCTTCCACCGGCCCGTCCGATCCCGCCCTGGCGATACTGACCGGCGAATGGATGATCGACGCGGCGCACAGCCGTATCGGTTTCTCCGTCCGGCACGCCCTGGTGACGACCGTGCGCGGGGCGTTCACCGAGTATCAGAGCCGGCTCTATTTCGACGGCCGTGATCCCTCTCGTTCACGGGCCGAGATAGTGCTGTCCACCACGTCCGTCGACACCGGAGTGCAACAGCGCGACCATCATCTGATGGGCCGCGACTTCCTGGACGCCGCGACCTATCCGCGCATGCGTTTCGTCAGTACGGCGGTGCGTCCGGTGGGCAACGATGTCTACCGCATGGCCGGAGAACTCACCATCAAGAGCATCACCCGTCCCGTCGATCTGGAACTCACCTACATAGGGCACGTCATGGACCCGTTCGGATACGAGCGGGTCGGTTTCGACGGGACGACCACCATCAACCGTTCCGAATGGGGACTCACGTACAACCAGCGGCTCGCGGAGGGCGGTGCCATGGTGAGCGAGAAGGTGCGCCTGCAGTTCGACCTCGCCGTGATCCGCTCGATTCCCGGCGGCTGA